In Mercurialis annua linkage group LG5, ddMerAnnu1.2, whole genome shotgun sequence, a single genomic region encodes these proteins:
- the LOC126681914 gene encoding uncharacterized protein LOC126681914 → MSWVKVENTESWTWFMELLKSDLHLGNITVFMSDKQKVITLSQQLVLFLADYNVQLMLVKTLGISVDDRFIVKGSIVDHSIMLVHMQGLVNAVKELFPYSEHRFFWRHLWSNYRSTFHHQHLKPLIWNIGIASYKSKYVAAMKVLEDSHAEAYEWISARPRVHWSRYYFGTEVKCDILLNNLAEAFNKYILAARVKPILTMFEMIRTQLMKRISDKQILGSKFQTDVCPKILKKLDKIIDEGWKYTATPTGGPQVQVSGPGGQFVVNLPERTCTCRRWDLTGIPCVHACAAIHENNEHPQRYIDDCYSKAVYERVYSFVINPMNGADMWETDPNPFNIILPPSPVQQKKKGRKATVRRLEAEELEKQAAEKASEAQATRAKLSPKGRQRIKCSECGQFGQNIRKHLKERGQASGGGEQQPSVNEGEGPMAESEVQIPDATTEVPHASPAHQTFPSETEAACNLDSQTSAVDDGAPPKRQRKKSGIDASERYKEHLRKRPRQG, encoded by the exons ATGTCGTGGGTGAAGGTGGAGAACACAGAGTCTTGGACGTGGTTTATGGAGCTGCTGAAGTCGGATCTGCACTTGGGCAACATCACAGTTTTTATGTCTGATAAACAGAAGGTAATTACTTTATCGCAGCAGCTTGTTTTGTTTCTTGCTGACTATAATGTGCAGTTGATGTTAGTAAAAACTCTAGGGATCTCAGTAGATGACAGATTCATAGTTAAAG GGTCCATAGTTGATCATTCTATTATGCTGGTTCACATGCAGGGATTGGTCAACGCCGTGAAGGAGCTGTTTCCCTATTCTGAGCATAGGTTCTTCTGGAGGCATCTGTGGTCAAATTATAGGTCCACATTTCACCATCAACACTTGAAGCCTCTGATATGGAACATTGGAATAGCTTCTTACAAATCCAAATATGTTGCGGCAATGAAGGTTTTGGAAGACAGCCATGCAGAGGCATACGAGTGGATTAGTGCTAGACCAAGAGTGCATTGGTCTAGGTACTATTTTGGTACAGAAGTGAAGTGCGACATTCTCCTCAACAATCTGGCCGAGGCGTTCAACAAGTACATCCTGGCTGCCAGAGTGAAACCAATTTTGACCATGTTCGAAATGATCAGAACCCAGCTCATGAAGCGGATAAGTGACAAGCAAATTTTGGGGAGTAAATTTCAGACTGATGTGTgccctaaaattttaaagaagctTGACAAGATCATCGATGAGGGATGGAAGTACACCGCAACTCCTACCGGCGGCCCACAAGTTCAAGTTAGTGGTCCCGGGGGGCAGTTTGTGGTGAATTTGCCTGAAAGAACTTGCACCTGTAGAAGATGGGACCTGACTGGGATTCCATGCGTGCATGCGTGTGCTGCTATTCATGAGAACAATGAACACCCACAGAGATATATTGATGACTGTTATAGCAAAGCGGTGTACGAGCGAGTTTATAGCTTTGTTATCAACCCCATGAATGGGGCTGATATGTGGGAAACAGACCCAAACCCCTTCAATATCATACTCCCACCCTCACCAGTGCAACAAAAGAAGAAAGGGAGAAAGGCAACGGTAAGGCGACTGGAGGCTGAGGAGCTTGAAAAGCAGGCTGCCGAGAAAGCAAGCGAAGCACAAGCGACGAGGGCCAAGTTATCACCCAAGGGGCGTCAGCGAATTAAATGTAGCGAATGTGGACAGTTTGGCCAAAATATCAGGAAACATTTAAAGGAAAGAGGTCAAGCTTCGGGTGGAGGTGAACAACAACCATCTGTAAATGAAGGTGAAGGACCAATGGCAGAAAGTGAAGTACAGATTCCCGAC GCTACTACTGAAGTGCCGCATGCGTCCCCAGCACACCAGACATTTCCATCTGAAACAGAAGCTGCTTGTAATCTTGACAGCCAAACGAGTGCAGTTGATGATGGTGCTCCACCCAAAAGGCAGCGCAAGAAGAGTGGTATAGATGCGTCTGAAAGATACAAGGAACATTTGAGGAAAAGACCTAGGCAGGGCTAG
- the LOC130015547 gene encoding uncharacterized protein LOC130015547 — protein MSDNIVRSFNLEVMDCPICCEPLIPPIIQCENGHTTCSTCSVKVKNCHSCTLPIGSMRNRAMEAVVEAVTVFCQNKIYGCTESFSYDAKTKHEKFGVSLNLDDMGLLIQEDTSDIVFVLNNTTSSYGNIITVFCLGPMSNGRCPYDIEIKFTESSVDRFHSSTKNFQDTNSYNRSLTGLLIDSSDRDLFPDGLVKMELCVCRSWELGSEDDI, from the exons ATGTCTGATAATATAGTCCGTTCATTTAATCTTGAAGTTATGGATTGCCCCATCTGTTGCGAACCGTTAATTCCTCCAATTATTCAG TGTGAGAATGGCCACACAACTTGCAGCACATGCTCTGTGAAGGTTAAAAATTGCCATTCTTGCACTTTGCCCATAGGATCAATGAGAAATCGGGCAATGGAAGCGGTCGTGGAGGCTGTTACAGTGTTTTGCCAGAACAAAATTTATGGATGCACTGAAAGCTTCAGTTACGACGCAAAGACAAAACACGAGAA ATTCGGTGTTTCTCTGAATTTGGATGATATGGGCTTACTTATCCAAGAGGACACATCAGACATTGTGTTTGTTCTGAACAACACAACGTCTTCTTAtgggaatattataactgtgTTTTGTCTGGGACCAATGTCAAACGGACGCTGCCCTTATGACATCGAAATAAAATTTACTGAATCCTCCGTTGATAGGTTTCATTCTTCTACGAAGAATTTTCAAGACACCAACAGTTACAACCGTTCGTTGACAGGGTTACTTATTGATAGCAGTGATCGTGATTTGTTTCCTGACGGGTTGGTAAAGATGGAGCTTTGTGTATGTCGATCATGGGAGCTTGGTTCGGAGGATGACATATAA